The nucleotide sequence CGGTAGTTGCCCGCGACGATGGGCAGGAACGCACTCATCGCCGAAGCCGACGGCAGGAATGACCGGCGTGTTTCCTGGCCCGTGGGGGAAGTATGGTAGGCCGGATAGTCGGTTTTAGGCCGGCTTTCCAGGTACTGCAGCAGACTTTCCAGACTGGCCACGGCGTTGCGCTCGGTCTCGCGCAGGCGCTTGTCGAGCACGCCGATCCGGACGGGGCTGGTCGACTCGGTGCCCATTTCCTGCAAGCCGTTGTCGCCGTCGTTGCCGATGGCGAAGGGTAGGTAGTGCAGGTAGGCGTACCAGGCCACGGTTTTCTGCACGTAGGGGAATAGCCGGGTGTTGGCCTCCGACAGGCTGTCGTTCTGGTACTCCGTGTCCAGCAGCTCCACGAACTCCCTGCCCAGGGCGCGGGTCAGCTCGCCCTCCTGGGCCAGCTCGACGTAGGGCGCGATGAAGTCGTCGGTGGTGGCGGCCATCACGGCCCGGCCCAGGTACCGGATGAGATCGGGGATTCCTTTAAGCAGCATCTTTCTCAGTTTTGGGTTGGGGATCGGTGCCTTTCTGGCCCGAGGTGGTCTTGTTCTCCTTGCCGGCGGGGTTCTTGTCGTCGGACACCAGCAGGATGTCGTGGAAGCCGGCGTACACGTCGCGCGGCAGCTTGAGGGCGGGCTTGACGTCGTGGTTGAACAGCGAACAGACCAGCTTGCGCTCGCGGGCCGTGCGGAAGAACTGCTGGAAGTTGGCCGACACCTTCAGCTCCGAGCCCGAGCCGCCCAGCATCTTGCCGTCGCTGACGCCGGCCAGCCCGGGCAGGATGCGCGAGGCATTGGCGAAGGCCAGCAGCGCCAGCTGGTAGGCCTCGCTCAGCTCGGTGGCGTTCAACGAGCGCTTGATCTCCTCGAACTGGATGAAACCGGCCAGCTTGCCGTCCATGGTCAGGTCGCACTCGTCGTAGATGATCCGGGGGCCGGTGTCGTTCTTCTCCGAGAACATGGCTTCCACGCTCTGGTAGAACTGGTCGCGCACCTTGTCCTTCTGCTTCTCGAAATCGACCGGCTCGTCGGGGGCTTCGTCGTCGGCGCTGTTGGCGGCCATCTCGTCGAAGTAGCGCGAGGCGATCCGGCAGATGTGGGCCAGGTTCTTGTTGTGCTTCACCGTGCCGATCATCGACGTGGCAATGTAGTTCATCACCTCGATCCAGTGCACCGACTGCTCGCCCCAGTACTGGGCGAAGCCGTAGTAGGGCTGCCCGCTCTGGTAGGGCTTGAGGTGCACCAGCGAGTCGGCCAGCTGGGTGTTGTTGCGGTCGTAGGCGGGCAGGATGGAGCAGTGCTTCTCCATGACGTCGAAGTCGGTCCAGTCCGGACACAGCAGGTACGACTTGACGGTCGGCTCGGCCAGCGTGGCCCGCACGATCAGCGAGTCCTTCACCGAGTAGATGGGCAGGCCGTCTTCCACCTTGCGGCGCACGAAGGCGTTGCCCGTCTCGACCAGGGCGGTGTTCATCTGGTCGACGACCTCGCCCAGATCGGGCAGCCCGTAGGCGTCGGCGTATTCCTCGATGGCGGGACTGGTGAAGGGCTCCCGGACGGTGATGCCGTCCTTCTGGACGTGCTTGAAAAAGCCGAAGCCGCCCCCGTACAGGAAGTCGATGCGGGCCTGCACCAGGTTCTGGGCGTCGCCGTTGGAGCGCAGCAGCTTCACGCGCTCGTTGGGCAGCAGGTTGTTGTCGCCCCAGGGGTAGTACAGGTGGCTCTTGCTGCCCACCTTGACGGTGCGCTCGGTGGTGGGCCGCACGCCGGTGGTGTCGCGCTGGCCTTCGTCGGCGGACTTGGGCAGGGAAAAGGCGAACTGCCGGCGTCCGGCCTTGAATGTGGTGGTTGACATTAGAAACGGTGGTCGATTAGGTGGCCATTGAAAGTTACCAGCAGGCAGAGCAGGATCTCGCGCTTGAGCCACCGCCCACCTTGACCCTGGTCGCGGAACTCGAAGCGCAGGTAGCCCGCGCGCCGGGTCTCGTGCCGGACGCTCAGCAGGTCGGATTTTTTCTCCTGCTGGACGGAGCCGGAGCGGTTGCGGCAGTACCGCTTCTCGCCGTAGCGGCCGTCCTTCTTGCGGTAGGTGATCGAGAAGGTGCGGTCGTCAAGCCGGGTGAGCAGGTCGACCTGGCGGCGGACGTCCTTGAGGTAGATGCTTTGCATGGGGCAAACTTGGCGCCTACCCCGGCGATTTAATAGGACGCTTTTTTCGGTCCGACGCCATTCCGGTGTTGGGAAAATGCTTGCCGCTCACAATCTGGCACTTAGGCCCGAAAATCGGGCTTTCGTTTCCGCTACTCTATCAGGCCCATGCCCGCCCTATATCGAAACGGCAATTGCCAAATCCCGTTTTTGAATATATGCCGGGTCATTTTCAGGCCGCGGACGAGACGCGGACTTGGGCTCGCCCTGAGCCGGTGATCGGTACGATGCGGCTGAATTTCTTGAAGACGATGTAATCGAAGGCATCGGACAAGTGCGTTGCGTATTGCTGATCGAGTTTCTCATCCAATTCCGAGCGTTTGTCCTTCTCGAAGTTGTCGCTGATGATCGGTGCGTGCTGGAGGCTGATGAGCAGTGACTTGCACTCCAGCTCATTGATACGGATTCTAGGTACACTAGGTCGTGACTCCGCGAGGATGGTGTTTACCACGCGGTACCTGATCTTGTAGGGCGGGTAGGAGGTCTGCACGCAGTCCTTCACCGACCACCCGTGTTTGCGCAGTACCCCGATCAATTGCTGGTAGTGGCTGGTGGTCCGGCCGGGATCACCCTTCTTGCCGGAGCTATCCCCGTACAGGTACAGCACCTTCCTGCGGTGGTTGGAGTACTTGGTGCAGAACTGTTTGCCAAGCTCTTCGACCAGCGTGGTGTCAGCGCGCTTGACGAAGATGTTATCGATGAAGCGCAGCTCCGAGGGAAACTCCTGCGCCACGAGCATACAGGTGAAGCGCGCGTTGAAGTCACAGCTGGCCTCGATGGGCTGGGTGGGGTCGTAGTCCACGCGCTTGTGGACATAGAGGCGCTTCTGGTCGTCGAACGCATAGTCGTACATTTGGTTATAGGTATGACGGCTCGTGTTCAGGGCGGCGTAATACGCGTTGCTGAGCCGGACCACGCGCCTATTGAGGATCTCGACTTCGAATGTTAATTCATCCGCGCAGCTCTCGCGCTCGGTCTCGATGAAATTGCCCGGCAGGTTGTCCAGGTTGTCGTAGGCCGTGGCCTCCTGGAAGTAGTAGCGCTGCGGGTCCTTCTTCATCAGCTCCTCGGTGCGGTAGATCCACTGCTGCTCCGGGGTCCAGGCCGCCGACGTGAA is from Salmonirosea aquatica and encodes:
- a CDS encoding terminase large subunit domain-containing protein; translation: MGTSSSNNRQVQIKVNPAQGRFLWALMENTADFEKDGKTYQTGFRATFNGGRGSGKTNTLMRVLAEVAFSLPRSKVGLASMTYRHVQDVVLSQSRKVFEEYGLYEYDAKARPWGHYTLNRRPPDGWHNPFEGINTYDNCICFKNGCTIVFLSADRPDTARGLNLDVLLLDESFKLKEDFYNTVLRKTVRANKYQYGDPRPHRKGYNHPLHWLIADFTSAAWTPEQQWIYRTEELMKKDPQRYYFQEATAYDNLDNLPGNFIETERESCADELTFEVEILNRRVVRLSNAYYAALNTSRHTYNQMYDYAFDDQKRLYVHKRVDYDPTQPIEASCDFNARFTCMLVAQEFPSELRFIDNIFVKRADTTLVEELGKQFCTKYSNHRRKVLYLYGDSSGKKGDPGRTTSHYQQLIGVLRKHGWSVKDCVQTSYPPYKIRYRVVNTILAESRPSVPRIRINELECKSLLISLQHAPIISDNFEKDKRSELDEKLDQQYATHLSDAFDYIVFKKFSRIVPITGSGRAQVRVSSAA
- a CDS encoding DUF6712 family protein produces the protein MLLKGIPDLIRYLGRAVMAATTDDFIAPYVELAQEGELTRALGREFVELLDTEYQNDSLSEANTRLFPYVQKTVAWYAYLHYLPFAIGNDGDNGLQEMGTESTSPVRIGVLDKRLRETERNAVASLESLLQYLESRPKTDYPAYHTSPTGQETRRSFLPSASAMSAFLPIVAGNYRLFVNLRPYIALAEQDYILPRLGQAQFDALKAKLLEGTPTAEEKALLTVIARALAHTAFGLALPHLQFEVLSSGSVRITSDFDGIYNRKTPPADAINALVATQQAESKKHLNALTAFLRRHKDDYPAYAASSAARAEPANRLPDNAQYAKVFRMK